Part of the Prosthecobacter debontii genome is shown below.
CGGAGGTCAGGCGGTCATGGGCCAGGGTTTCGTGTCTCTGACGATCTGCACCGATTTGGCTGGTCAGGGATTGAGCCCGTGCTTCAGCGGCGGCGATCTGACCTTCAAACTGGCGGATGGATTCACGCACAGTTCGGCGATCACTGTCCAGGCGGCTGCGATCCGGCAGGATGGAATTGTGGACCGTCAGATGTTCATTGAGAGCTTGTTGCCTTGTCTCAATGTTCTCACGCATCACCTCCAGTTGTTCATCTGCGCTGATCATTTCCTGGCGCTGCTGCTCCAGATGAATCTGCCCTTGTTGGATCTGCTCTTCATTCTGACGAATGCGGCTTTGCAGTTCCTCATTGCGCTCGTTGTTGAATCCGATGCGGCCTTCAGCCGCTTGAAGCTGGCTGCGGAGTGCTTGTGCCTGCTGCCGTAATTGATTGATCTGGGATTCGACCGAGTGATAGGCCTCGCGGGTTTCCAGTGCTTCGGCTTCCGTGACTTGCAGACGACTTTGAATCTGGGCGAGCTGCTCCGTCATCATGCGCACATGATTTTCGGACTCGGCTTTCTCGGCACTGTACTCACTGTATTGTTTGTGCGCGAGATGAGTGTCAAACATACGCACATCATCCAGCAAGGTCTGATAACGTCGTGCTTTGGAGGCCTGGCGCTGGAGAGATCCCATTTGGCGTTTCACCTCAGCGATCACATCGGCAACGCGGAGCAAGTTGGCCTCGGTGTATTCCAGTTTACGAAGGGCCTCTTTTTTCTGTCCTTTGAACTTGGTGATGCCCGCCGCTTCCTCGAAAACCATGCGCCGATCTTCTGGCTTCGAACTCAGCAGCATGTCGATCTGGCCTTGGGCCATGATGGAGTAAGCCTGCCTTCCGATGCCTGTGCCGGAGAACAGATCATGGATGTCCTTCAAACGACAGACGGTGCCATTGAGTCGGTATTCGCTGCGGCCATCTCGAAACACTCGGCGGCAAATGGACACTTCATTGTAATCGACTCCCAGGGATTGCTCACAATCAGCCATCGTGAGCACCACCTCAGCGAGCCCGACGGGTTTGCGTTTATCGGTGCCGTTGAAAATGACGTCAGCCATTTCCTCGCCGCGGAGGGCTTTGGCGGAGGTTTCCCCAAGGACCCATCGAATGGCATCGACGACGTTGGATTTACCGCAGCCATTGGGGCCGACGATGCCCGTCACGCCTTTGTGAAACTCAAAATGGGTCTTGTCCGCAAAGGACTTGAAGCCATGAAGGGTGAGACTTTTGAGATACATGACCGTTCAGAGTGGATTGCCTCTAAGATGCCAGGGATCGCTAGATCAGGGCAAGCACGAACGGTCTTTTTTCCCATATCTTGTGGTTTATTAAGTTCACTTAAACAAGATATGGGAATCTGAGAGGTCGGGAAATTGTGAATAGGGAGTCTGCTTTGTGAATAATCACACTGGCTGACAAAAAAGGAAAGACCTGAACAGCAATGGCCCTTCCATCCTTATCAGGCTCTCTTGAGCGAGAGCACGGGGCAACGGGATCGTTATGGAATAACAAACGATGTTGTGCCGTTTTGCCTCTGTTGAAGTCCTGAAGGAACCCCAAGGAAGCCCCGATTGTCAGTTTGCGGGTGTTGGGCCTGCGGGCGGCGTGACTGGAGTCGCTGGGGGTATCTCGTTGATGCTGCCCGTTGTTTCACCAGACTTGGTGTGAGAATCCGATGCGGAAGCGTCACTCGCTGGAGAAGCTTTCGGGAGATTGGGGGTGGCTGGAGATTTTGGCTTGGGCCTCGGCGTTCCTGGCTCTGGCACCTGGGTGGGAGTGGTTTTGCCGGGGTAAGCTTTGGACAAAACAGTGCCCAGGATCCCAGCAAACTCACGGGCACTGGTGCCGCCGACACTGCTGCCCAATTCCTTGCCTTGTGGGGACAGAAATTGGATGTGCGGGATGATGTCCACGTTGTATTTCTGAGCCGCTGAAGCATTGGCTTCCTCATCGATATCCAGATAAGCCCAGACAAATTTGTCATGAAGGGGGGTGACTTCCTTGCTGGGATACACACTCTTCTTCATGGATTGGCAAGGCACACACCACTTCGCTGAGAAAACGAGGACGATGGGTTTGTTTGCCTTTTTACCAAGATCCAGGGCGGCCTGATAATTCAGTCCGAACGAGGGGCTGCCTGCTGGAAAAGTGACAGACGGTTTTACGGCCTTTTCGGGTTCATTTTTTGCATCGCAGGAAGTGGCCAAAAGTGCGAAAGGCAGAAGTAAAGCGAGGGGGTTTTTCATCACGGTACTAATACGAGGAGGCAAGTCGTCGATTATTCCAACTGAAGACGAGCTAGTGTGCCGTAGAGAGTGCCCGGTTTGCTCACGAGCTCTTCGTGTGTTCCGCGTTCGATGATGGTGCCAGCACTCAAGACTAGGATCTGATCACAACGCCGGACCGTGGAGAGGCGATGAGCCACGATGATGGATGTGCGGTTTTCCATGAGCTTATCCAGCGCGTCTTGTACGAGGCGTTCGCTTTCCGCATCCAGGCTGCTGGTCGCCTCGTCGAGAATGAGGATCGCGGGGTCAGCCAGAATGGCTCGTGCGATGGCGATTCGCTGGCGCTGTCCGCCAGAAAGCTGAGTGCCGCGCTCGCCGACAAGCGTTTCATAGCCCTCGGGGAGCTTCTCAATGAAAAGGTGGGCATTGGCCTTTTTCGCTGCTTCAACGATCTCTTCTTCGGTGGCCTCAGGTTTGCCGTAAGCGATGTTGTCGCGAATGCTGCCGCCAAAGAGAAGCACTTCTTGAGGCACGAGAGCCAGATTATGGCGGAGTGTGGGGAGGGCCATTTCTGCAATGGGCTTCCCATCGATCAAGATGCTGCCACTGGTGGGTTCATAAAAGCGATAGAGCAGGGAAATGGAGGTGGTCTTGCCGCTACCGCTCGGACCGACCAGTGCGATGCGCTGACCTGCGCTGGCTTTGAGTGAAAAATCGCGCAGCACGGGGGCTTCCGGGCGGGAGGGATAGGCAAAAGCCAAGTTTTGCATCTCGATCTCGCCGTGGAAACGGACCTTCGGTGCATCTGGAATCTCCGGCTCCGTCGGTTCGAGCAAGATCTCCCGTACACGATCGGTGGCACCGAGGGTGCGCTGGAGTTGTGTGATGAGTTCAGAAAAGGCCGCGAATGACGAGCCAATCATGCCGCTGAGAGCCGCAAAACGAGAGAGTTGTTCGGCCTGGATTTCTCCGCCGCTGAGCATCGTAAGAGCTACCCAGGCGACGATGATCAGCGCCAGACTGAAGGCGAAGATGATGAACGAGATGAAGGCCGCACGCGGGGCTGCGGCGCGAATGGCAGTCTTTAAGAAAGTGCCGAGGTGCTGATTGTAGCGGCCGATCTCGTGCGCCTCATTGGCAAAGGCCTTGACGCTGATGATGCTCTGCAGGCTTTCTTCCACGATCACTTGAGAGGTCGCCAAGTCATCCTGAGCCTTGCGAGTGAGTTTACGAATTCTCGCGCCAAAGATGGCAATCATGACAATGACCACCGGAATGGTGGCAATCATTACCAAAGCCAGTTTGACCGAAATTTGCAGCACGAGCACCAGACAGCCCAGCAGCATGACACTGTGACGGATGAGCATGGGCAGGGTCACCACCAAGGTCTCACGCATGGACTCGACATCGTTGGCCAGCCGAGATGCCAGTTCGCCCACACGTCGGGCATTGAGCGTAGACATGGGCAGGCGGATGATCCGGCTGAAAGTATCCATCCGTAAGGAAGCCAGAGCGCGCTCGCTGGCCTTAGCAAAGAGCATGATGCGCCAAAAGGCGATGAACGCCTGGGTGCTGACGATGGCGATCATGGTCAGGATCGACTGCTTCAATTCCGCCATCCATTCCGGCCCTGTGGCACCGCCAAGACCTTTGCCGGCAACTTCTGCCAGAAGGTTGATGAACAGGACCGTTAGCCCGGCGGTCAGGGCGAGGGCAATGAGGGCTGGAATGAAGACATTGAAATGCGGGCGCAGATAGCGCAGGAAAAAAGCGGCATCCTTCCAGGCGGAGCGATCCCAGAGCTTTTTGGTCGGAGGGGTTTCTGGCATGGGGCGGAGACAGTGGCAGGATGCGGCGGGATGGCAAGAAGGCAGTCGAAGAGTTGCAACAGAGCCTAGAATGGACGAAACGACAGGTTCGCCTCTCATGCTGCAAGTTTCTCAACTTAAACTCCCCGTGGATCACTCTGAAGCCGAGCTTCGACAAGCTCTGCTGGATCGCCTTCAGGTGAAAGAAGCCGCCTACACGATCAAGCAGCGAGCGATCGATGCCCGCCGTGGGAGAGTTCACTTCAGCTACACGCTCCTCGTCGAGGTGAAACATGAAGCGGACGTCTTGAAGGCCCATCAAGACGATACCCAGATCGTTCCTGCCCCAGATGAAACTTACCGTGAGTTTGACTCCTGCCGCCATGTTCATGCCGGGGAACGTCCCGTGGTGGTCGGCACTGGGCCTTGTGGCTTGTTTGCAGGGCTATTGCTGGCCCGAGCGGGTTTGAAACCCATCCTGCTCGAGCGCGGAAAGGCGGCAGGGGATCGAGCCCGCGATGTGACGGGTTTCTGGCGGCGCGGATGGGATTTTAATCCCGAATCCAATGTTCAATATGGCGAAGGGGGCGCGGGCACCTTCTCCGATGGCAAGCTCTACACCCAGATTCGAGATCGTGAGCATCGCATTCCCTGGATTCTCAAGGAGATGGTCGCTGCCGGTGCCCCAGAGGATATCTTGATTAAAGCGCGGCCGCACATTGGCACAGACCGCCTCATCAAAGTGGTGCGGCATATTCGTGAGGAAATCATCTCCTTGGGGGGAGAGGTGCGCTTTGGCAGCCGCGTGAGCGATGTGGTCATTGAAAAAGGCAGCCTGAGAGCAGTGGTGCTGGCGGATGGCAGTGTTATCGAGGGATCTCCGATCATTTTTGGCATCGGGCACAGTAGCCGGGATACCTTTGCCATGCTTCATGCCCACGGCATACCGTTTGATCCGAAGCCTTTCTCGGTCGGAGTGCGTATCGAACACCCGCAGCGGCTGGTGGATCAAATGCTCTATGGGAAATGGGCCGGTCATGAGCGTCTGGGCTCGGCGCCTTATAAATTTGTCGCTCACTGCCGCACTGGGCGCAGCGCTTACAGCTTCTGCATGTGTCCCGGTGGACTTGTCGTCGCAGCCACGTCAGAACCTGGCATGGTGGTGACCAATGGCATGAGCAGTTATGCTCGCGCTGAAGCCAATGCCAATGCAGGTTTCATGGTGGAAGTCGGCCCCCAAGATTATGGGGATGCCCATCCTTTGGCGGGCATCGAATTCCAACGGCAAATCGAGCGCCGTGCCTACGAAACGGGGGGGAGCAACTACCATGCCCCAGCCCAGCTTCTGGGGGATTTCTTGGCGGGGCGTGCCTCCTCTTCGCAGGGAAGTGTGAAGCCTTCCTATGAGCCCGGAGTGGTCTGGACCGATCTCCGTGAAGTATTGCCAGAGCGGGTCATCGCCACACTCAAAGAAGCTGTTTCGCACATCAATAAAAGCCTACCGGGTTTTGATCTCGCAGATGCGGTGCTGACTGCCGCAGAGACCCGCAGTTCAGCCCCCGTTCGCATTCCACGTGATCCCGTCACCCTGGAGTGTACTTCTCTGAAGAATTTTTACCCTGCTGGGGAAGGAGCTGGCTATGCGGGAGGCATCATTTCAGCCGCAGCGGATGGCATGCGGGTGGCAGAGGCGGTTTTGAAGGCACGTGTGGGCTAGGAAGCATGGGTGATGTCTGAGAGGCTGTCTGAAAATAGCCTGACAGCACGTCCAATTTCAAGGAGCGGCACTTGCCTAGTGCCGTGGGACGCGGTGTAAAGTAAGAACGTGACATTTCCCAAGCCGTGACTTTGGCAAGTCACGCTCCTTGCGTGGGACTTTTCAGACAGCCTCTGAGATGTCAATCCCACAGGATTAAGCTACGGGCCACCTCACCACGTTCCAATGCCGCATAGCCTTCGTTGATGTCTTCCAAGCGATAGGTGCGCGTCAATAATTCATCCAGCATGAGGCTTCCGACCTTGCTCATATCAATCAAATGAGGCAGATCAATCCGAGGTCGAGTGCTGCCATAAAGAGTACCCTTGAGGGTTTTCTCGGCATACACCAACTGATTCACATTGATGGCTGCCCGTGCATCTCCGCGGCATATTCCCGAGACGACGCAGGTGCCGCCCTTTCTGAGACTGTCATAAGCTTGTTCGATAGGTTGAGGTAGCCCGACGGCTTCAAAGGCATAGTCCACTCCGCGTCCGCCAGTAAGATCGCGGATGGCTTGCACAGGATCTTGCCGACTGGCATCGATGAAATGGGTCGCTCCCAGGGCTCGCGCATAGCCTTCTTTGATGGCCAGGGTATCCACCGCGATGATCTGAGTGCAATGCACGAGGCGTGCTCCCTGAATGATGTTCAACCCGATGCCCCCGCATCCGAAGACGGCCACTTTCGAGCCAGGAGGCACCTGAGCGGCGTGGATAACCGCCCCAACTCCGGTGATCACACCGCAGCCAATTAAAGCCGCTTTCCACAAGGGAAATTCGGGATCAATCTTGACCACCGCAGCCTCAGGCATCGTGGAGAGGCTGCTGAAGGTGGAGACTCCGGCGTAGTGACGAATGCTGTCTCCGCGATGGTTTCGAAATCGTGTTTTTCCATCGGGCATCATGCCGGTAAAGCGCATCTCGGTGCCCATGTCACAAAGCGCGGGTTTACCCGTAAGGCAGTAGTGACAACGTCCGCAGGAGGCACGCCAGATGGGGATGACATGATCACCTGGTTTTACGCTCGTTACTCCTGCACCTACTTCTTCCACAATCCCTGCGCCTTCATGACCGAGAATGATGGGGCAGGGCATGGGTAGATCACCCTTGATCACATGAAGGTCACTGTGGCAGATGCCTGCCGCTTTCATCCGCACCATGACCTCGCCTAGTTGCGGAGGAAGGACAGTGACCTCTTCGATAACCATCGGTTGGCGAGATTCATAAAGAACGGCGGCGGGAGCTGTGCGCATGAGAAGTGGATACAAGTATATTTGTCTTCCCCCGGTTTCTTCCAGCCCGAACTCTCCTGAAAGCCATCGTGAGCCTGCACGTTTCCAGCACCATCATGTGGCGTTTCTTTCTCAGCTTAGTCGTTTTGGGTTCTCTTCAGGCCGTCGAGCCGCTGACTCATGTGTATAAACATGTCGAAGGACGAGACTTAAAGCTCACGATCGTCAATCCACCCGATTGGAGAGCGGAAGCCAAGCTCCCCGCCATGGTGTTTTTCCACGGTGGCGGCTGGGTGGGTGGAACACCCACCCAATTCACACAACACAGTGATTATTTATCCACGCGAGGACTTGTCTGCATTCAGGTGGAGTATCGGCTCCTCAAAGGACAACCCTCGGAGACTCCTCCGCTGGTCTGTGTTCAGGATGCCAAGTCCGCCATGCGTTGGGTGCGGGGGCATGCTGCGGAGTTAGGGATTGATCCTCATCGCATCGGTGCTGGTGGTGGATCAGCAGGTGGTCACCTTGCGGCTTTCGTCGGTATGGTGGAGGGAAAGGATGACCCTCAAGATAATCTCGACATCTCGCCGAAGGCTAACGCATTGGTATTGTTTAACCCGGTCTTCGACAACGGTCCTGATCAAGGCTGGGGGTATGCTCGGGTGAAGTCGCAGTATCGTGAATTTTCTCCTGCACACAATATTACCGCCGATGATCCTCCCGCGATCATCTTTTTGGGCACGCAGGATAAGCTCATCCCGGTGAGTGTGGTTGAACGGTTTAAGAGCGGTATGAATAAGGTGGGAGTGCGCTGTGAAGCTCTATTTTATGAAGGGCAAGGCCACGGTTTTTTCAATGCTGGTAAAAACACTGAATTTTTTCAAAAGACTCTGTTGGCGACCGATCAGTTTTTGGTGTCACTGGGTTGGCTACAGGGCGAGCCGACTCTAAAGGTGTCGGATACTAAGGGGTAGCCTTGAGGGAAAGTGGGCAAGCAGATACGAACTCTTGTTTCTGACACGAATTAACTTCATGGCAGCACGAGGGAGGGCATGTTCCAAGAAGACTCTCCAGATCGGGGTTGGATCTTCAGGAAGAAGCAACGTTGAGCGGAGAGTTTGAGTGTGGCTGTGACATCGGAATGAGTTCCTGATTTCGGTGTCCAGACGCCAGCCGCTCCACTCTGACGTAACCAGTAAACATCATAGGTGCTCGCTCCCGGTGTTTGATCACCGGCCCACAGTTGAAGCTGATCTGAATTGGTCGTGCTGGTGCCAGCTGTGAACCCATAGGTGGCGGCAAAGTTAAGCTGTTGAGGAGTCGAGTCTACGGGCCACGGTAGCGCCAGGAGGTTGTGAGTTTGATCCAACGGACGCAGGAAAGCACCGGTGCGAACATGGCCCGTGAGCGTATAGCTGATGGGAAGTGCAGCGATTTTAACCATCACACCCGTCCCTGGTGGAATGATCTTGGTGTCCGTGGATGGTGCCTTGGCATCGCCGATCGAACGCCACTCATGCCGTGTGGCGGA
Proteins encoded:
- a CDS encoding thioredoxin family protein codes for the protein MKNPLALLLPFALLATSCDAKNEPEKAVKPSVTFPAGSPSFGLNYQAALDLGKKANKPIVLVFSAKWCVPCQSMKKSVYPSKEVTPLHDKFVWAYLDIDEEANASAAQKYNVDIIPHIQFLSPQGKELGSSVGGTSAREFAGILGTVLSKAYPGKTTPTQVPEPGTPRPKPKSPATPNLPKASPASDASASDSHTKSGETTGSINEIPPATPVTPPAGPTPAN
- a CDS encoding ABC transporter ATP-binding protein, encoding MPETPPTKKLWDRSAWKDAAFFLRYLRPHFNVFIPALIALALTAGLTVLFINLLAEVAGKGLGGATGPEWMAELKQSILTMIAIVSTQAFIAFWRIMLFAKASERALASLRMDTFSRIIRLPMSTLNARRVGELASRLANDVESMRETLVVTLPMLIRHSVMLLGCLVLVLQISVKLALVMIATIPVVIVMIAIFGARIRKLTRKAQDDLATSQVIVEESLQSIISVKAFANEAHEIGRYNQHLGTFLKTAIRAAAPRAAFISFIIFAFSLALIIVAWVALTMLSGGEIQAEQLSRFAALSGMIGSSFAAFSELITQLQRTLGATDRVREILLEPTEPEIPDAPKVRFHGEIEMQNLAFAYPSRPEAPVLRDFSLKASAGQRIALVGPSGSGKTTSISLLYRFYEPTSGSILIDGKPIAEMALPTLRHNLALVPQEVLLFGGSIRDNIAYGKPEATEEEIVEAAKKANAHLFIEKLPEGYETLVGERGTQLSGGQRQRIAIARAILADPAILILDEATSSLDAESERLVQDALDKLMENRTSIIVAHRLSTVRRCDQILVLSAGTIIERGTHEELVSKPGTLYGTLARLQLE
- a CDS encoding NAD(P)/FAD-dependent oxidoreductase; the encoded protein is MLQVSQLKLPVDHSEAELRQALLDRLQVKEAAYTIKQRAIDARRGRVHFSYTLLVEVKHEADVLKAHQDDTQIVPAPDETYREFDSCRHVHAGERPVVVGTGPCGLFAGLLLARAGLKPILLERGKAAGDRARDVTGFWRRGWDFNPESNVQYGEGGAGTFSDGKLYTQIRDREHRIPWILKEMVAAGAPEDILIKARPHIGTDRLIKVVRHIREEIISLGGEVRFGSRVSDVVIEKGSLRAVVLADGSVIEGSPIIFGIGHSSRDTFAMLHAHGIPFDPKPFSVGVRIEHPQRLVDQMLYGKWAGHERLGSAPYKFVAHCRTGRSAYSFCMCPGGLVVAATSEPGMVVTNGMSSYARAEANANAGFMVEVGPQDYGDAHPLAGIEFQRQIERRAYETGGSNYHAPAQLLGDFLAGRASSSQGSVKPSYEPGVVWTDLREVLPERVIATLKEAVSHINKSLPGFDLADAVLTAAETRSSAPVRIPRDPVTLECTSLKNFYPAGEGAGYAGGIISAAADGMRVAEAVLKARVG
- a CDS encoding zinc-binding dehydrogenase, whose translation is MRTAPAAVLYESRQPMVIEEVTVLPPQLGEVMVRMKAAGICHSDLHVIKGDLPMPCPIILGHEGAGIVEEVGAGVTSVKPGDHVIPIWRASCGRCHYCLTGKPALCDMGTEMRFTGMMPDGKTRFRNHRGDSIRHYAGVSTFSSLSTMPEAAVVKIDPEFPLWKAALIGCGVITGVGAVIHAAQVPPGSKVAVFGCGGIGLNIIQGARLVHCTQIIAVDTLAIKEGYARALGATHFIDASRQDPVQAIRDLTGGRGVDYAFEAVGLPQPIEQAYDSLRKGGTCVVSGICRGDARAAINVNQLVYAEKTLKGTLYGSTRPRIDLPHLIDMSKVGSLMLDELLTRTYRLEDINEGYAALERGEVARSLILWD
- a CDS encoding alpha/beta hydrolase — translated: MWRFFLSLVVLGSLQAVEPLTHVYKHVEGRDLKLTIVNPPDWRAEAKLPAMVFFHGGGWVGGTPTQFTQHSDYLSTRGLVCIQVEYRLLKGQPSETPPLVCVQDAKSAMRWVRGHAAELGIDPHRIGAGGGSAGGHLAAFVGMVEGKDDPQDNLDISPKANALVLFNPVFDNGPDQGWGYARVKSQYREFSPAHNITADDPPAIIFLGTQDKLIPVSVVERFKSGMNKVGVRCEALFYEGQGHGFFNAGKNTEFFQKTLLATDQFLVSLGWLQGEPTLKVSDTKG